One region of Oncorhynchus keta strain PuntledgeMale-10-30-2019 unplaced genomic scaffold, Oket_V2 Un_contig_6818_pilon_pilon, whole genome shotgun sequence genomic DNA includes:
- the LOC127926109 gene encoding ras GTPase-activating protein 3-like, whose amino-acid sequence MKNMSPWMLQMFQVIQPERALYIQANNCVEARDWIDILTKVSQCNRKRLSTYHPSAYLNGHWLCCKMSADTEPGCTPCTG is encoded by the exons aTGTCCCCCTGGATGCTCCAG ATGTTCCAGGTAATCCAGCCAGAGAGGGCTCTCTACATCCAGGCCAATAACTGTGTGGAGGCCAGGGACTGGATAGACATCCTGACCAAGGTCAGCCAGTGCAACAGGAAGAGACTGAGCACATACCACCCCTCAGCTTACCTCAACGGTCACTGGCTCTGCTGCAAGATGTCTGCCGACACAGAACCAGGCTGTACACCCTGTACTGGGTGA